A DNA window from Solanum lycopersicum chromosome 3, SLM_r2.1 contains the following coding sequences:
- the LOC138347401 gene encoding uncharacterized protein codes for MRKFKDVVESSGELVEKTAKEVEVLQKMALVPRPPPPFPQRLVKNTGDGKYCYSITMLKQLSINVRLIEAMEQMPGYAKFMKDMVTKKRSVNFEDDDRMQHCSDIATRSLVQKKEDLGSFDIPCTIRLLHFAKALCDLGSSINLMPLSIYKKLSLVDPKPTAMWLLMSDRTVKNTIGILRDVLVKVDSFIFPADFVILDCEVDFEVLIIIGRPFLATGCALVDMEKEW; via the coding sequence ATGAGAAAATTCAAAGATGTGGTGGAAAGTAGTGGAGAATTGGTGGAAAAAACGGCGAAAGAAGTAGAGGTACTTCAGAAAATGGCCCTCGTTCCTAGACCTCCACCACcattccctcagagattagtgaagaaTACTGGGGATGGTAAATACTGTTATTCTATCACcatgttgaaacaactttccatcaatgtccgGTTGATAGAAGCTAtggaacaaatgcccggttatgctaaatttatgaaggatatggttacaaagaaaagatcagtaaattttgaggatgatgaccgaatgcagcattgtagtgatattgctacaaggtctcttgtgcaGAAAAAGGAAGATCTGGGCTCTTTCGATATTCCATGTACCATCAGATTATTACATTTTGCTAAAGCACTATGTGATCTAGGTTCTAGCATAAACCTCATGCCTCTTTCCATTTATAAGAAATTGAGTTTGGTTGACCCAAAGCCTACTGCAATGTGGTTACTGATGTCCGATCGAACAGTGAAGAATACCATTGGGATACTCCGTGATGTGCTCGTGAAAGTGGACTCATTTATATTTCCAgccgattttgtgattcttgattgtgaggtagACTTTGaggttcttattattattgggAGGCCGTTCCTTGCCACTGGTTGtgccttggttgatatggagaaagagTGGTGA